The following coding sequences are from one Trypanosoma brucei gambiense DAL972 chromosome 2, complete sequence window:
- a CDS encoding T. brucei spp.-specific protein, which produces MCGWVSCVFLLLPLFIQLSPSITLYWPQPLFFSFLLLLMLMTMFSYFMVVTGILLTCFFSFFFVYVSQLCSPHDFYQHSSKLLEFLLFFSFFSTIHFFHILYLILSSCCFFFFFLYSLVSHLSYLLFALLCELEIIIIFFINVKRNGEVFSLRKKREKEKKREVK; this is translated from the coding sequence atgtgtgggtGGGTGTCgtgtgttttcctccttctccctttatTCATCCAATTATCGCCATCCATTACATTGTATTGGCCTcaacctcttttcttttcttttttgttgttgttgatgttgatgacgATGTTCTCTTATTTTATGGTGGTGACGGGTATATTATtaacatgttttttttcttttttttttgtttatgtttCGCAGTTGTGTTCACCACACGACTTTTACCAACATTCCTCGAAATTACTTGaattcctcctcttcttttcttttttctccacaattcattttttccatATTTTATATCTTATATtgtcttcttgttgtttttttttctttttcttgtattcCCTTGTCTCTCACCTCTCATATCTCCTCTTTGCATTATTATGTGAACTGgaaattattatcattttttttataaatgtTAAGAGAAATGGCGAGGTATTTTCTCTTcgcaaaaagagggaaaaagaaaagaaaagagaagtgaagTGA